ACTTGCGCGCCGTTCACGAAGTCGCCGAACTGCGCCTCCCACGCGACGAACGTGTTCGGTTCAGCCGTGGAGTAACCGTATTCGAAGCCCAGCACCGCTTCTTCCGACAGCACCGAGTCGATCACCGTGAACTTCGCCTGACCTTCGGCGATGTTCTGCAGCGGCACGTACGTGCCGTCGTTCCAGCGTTCGCGGTTCTGATCGTGCAGCACCGCGTGACGGTGCGTGAACGTGCCGCGGCCCGAGTCCTGACCCGTCAGGCGCACGGCATAACCGGACGCGACCAGCGACGCGAACGCCAGGTGCTCGCCCATGCCCCAGTCGAGCTTCGCTTCGCCACGGCCCATCGCGCGACGGTCGTTGATGACGCGCTCGACCAGCGGGTGAACCTTGAAGTTTTCCGGCACCGTGGTGATGCGTTCGGCGAGGCGCTTCAGTTCCGCGAGCGGCACGGCCGTGTCGGCTGCGTCGGTCCACTTGCGGTTCAGGAACGGCACCCAGTCCACCGCGTACTTGCTCTTGTAGTTCGAGAGCACCGGGTCGACGGTGTGATGGCCTTCGTCCATCGCCTTGCGGTAAGCCTTGACGAATTCGTCGCCTTCTTCCGCGGTGATCACACCTTGCTGCACCAGCTTTTCAGCGTACAGTGCGCGCGTGCCCGGGTGCTTGGCGATCGTCTTGTACATGAGCGGCTGCGTGACGGCCGGCGTGTCCTGCTCGTTGTGGCCAAGCTTGCGGAAGCAGACGATGTCGACGACGACATCTTTGTGGAACTGCATCCGGAAGTCGATAGCCAGTTGCGTAGCCAGCACGACCGCTTCAGGATCGTCGCCGTTCACGTGCAGCACCGGCGCTTCGATCATCTTGACGACGTCCGAGCAGTACAACGTGGAGCGCGAGTCGCGCGGGTCCGACGTCGTGAAGCCGATCTGGTTGTTGATGACGATGTGCAGCGTGCCGTGCGTGCCGTAACCGCGCGTTTGCGCAAGGTTCAGCGTTTCCATCACGACGCCCTGGCCCGCGAAAGCCGCGTCGCCGTGGATCTGCACCGGCAGCACTTGCAGGCCGCTGTCGTCGCCGCGACGGTCCATACGGGCCTTCGCCGAACCTTCGACCACCGGGTTGACGATTTCGAGGTGCGACGGGTTGAACGCGAGCGACAGGTGAACCGGGCCGCCTTCGGTCGAGACGTCCGACGAGAAACCCTTGTGGTACTTCACGTCGCCGGCCGGCAGGTCGTCGTGGTGCTTGCCTTCGAATTCGGCGAAGAGGTCAGCCGGCATCTTGCCGAGCGTATTGACCAGCACGTTCAGACGGCCACGGTGAGCCATGCCGATGACGATTTCCTGAACGCCGTTGGCGCCGCCATGACGCACGACTTCGTCCATCGACGCGATGAAGCTTTCGCCGCCTTCGAGCGAGAAGCGTTTCTGGCCGACGTACTTGGTGTGCAGGAAGCGCTCGAGGCCTTCAGCGGCCGTCAAACGGTTCAGGATGTGCTTTTTCTTTTCGTTCGAGAAGTTCGGCGTCGAACGGATCGATTCGAGCTTCTCTTTCCACCAGCGCTTCTGTTCCGGATCGCTGATGTACATGTACTCGGCGCCGAGCGTGCCGCAGTACGTGTCGCGCAATGCCTTGACGATCTCACGCAGCGACGCGCGCTCGAATCCGAAATACAGATTCGTGGCGCTGAACTCCTGGTCCATGTCGGCTTCGGTGAAGTCGTAGAACGCGGGTTCGAGTTCGGGGATCGCGGGACGTTCGCGGCGCTTCAGCGGATCGAGGTTGGCCCATTGCGAGCCGAGAAAGCGATATGCGCCGATGAGGGACTGCACATAGACTTGCTTGCGAGCGGTAGCGAGATCTTCGCCGCCGGTTGCCGTGCGCGGGATGAAGGCATTTGCCTTGGCCCGTTGTGCAAACGATTCGACGATCGGGCCATGGGCCACGTCGTTGGCATTGCTGCCATCCGATGCAGGGACGTTCTGCAACGCGTCGAAATAGCTGCGCCAGTTCTCGGGCACTGACGCCGGATTATCGAGATACGCTTCGTACATTTCTTCTACGTACGGAGCATTGCCGCCGAACAGATAAGAGTTCGACTGGAATTGCTTCATCATTTTTACGCTCACCTTTCTTCGAGTTTCTCGAGAAATAGCGGGTTACAGAACCTTCCGCGACACGGCCTGACCGTTTAGCGGATTGCGCGAATCAAGTCTTGCTTGGAAGGACCTAAAACTTTGCACCCGGGGAGCATATCACATAACGGATAGGGCAGATAGCAGACGGATTGCCGCTCAAGCCCGTCCCGACGGGCTTTCGGGCCACTTTCACAGCCCGCAACAGTCTTCTGCAGGAACGGGGACAAACGGATGCACGCCCGTCAGCCATGGCTCAATTAGCGTTGCCTAAGCCCGGAAACGGCGAAAGCCACCCGAAGGTGGCTTCCGCTTGGCAACTATGACTTCGTACCGACTAAAGCCGATGCGCTGCCTGGCTTAGTCCACGGCGCCCTTGCGGCTCGCGCTGCGACGCTCGTGTTCCTTCAGGTAACGCTTGCGCAGACGGATGGACTGCGGCGTGACTTCGACCAGCTCGTCGTCGTCGATGAATTCGACCGCGTATTCCAGCGACATCTGGATCGGCGGCACGAGGCGCACGGCTTCGTCCGTACCCGACGAACGCACGTTGGTCAGCTGCTTGCCCTTGATCGGGTTCACGACCAGGTCGTTGTCACGGCTGTGAATGCCGATGATCATGCCTTCGTACAGCGGCTCGCCCGGCGACACGAACATGCGGCCGCGATCCTGCAGTTTCCACAGTGCGTACGCGACTGCCGCGCCGTCGTCCTGCGAAATCAGCACACCGTTGCGACGCTCGCCGACCGCGCCTTCCTTGACCGGCTGATACGAGTCGAACGTGTGGCTCATCAGGCCCGTGCCGCGCGTGAGCGTGAGGAATTCCGACTGGAAGCCGATCAGGCCACGCGCCGAAATACGGTACTCGAGACGCGTCCGGCCACGGCCGTCCGACGCCATGTCGAGCATTTCCCCCTTGCGGCGGCCCAGCTCTTCCATCACGCCGCCCTGGTGGCCGTCTTCCATGTCGACGGTCAGGTTTTCGTACGGCTCGTGCTTCACGCCGTCGACTTCCGTCATCACCACACGCGGACGCGACACGGCCAGCTCGTAACCTTCGCGGCGCATGTTTTCCACGAGAATAGTCAGGTGCAGTTCACCGCGACCCGCCACTTCGAAGGTGGTTTCGTCGCCGGTTTCCTTCACGCGCAACGCGACGTTGTGGTTCAGTTCCTTCATCAGGCGGTCACGGATCTGACGGCTCGTGACGAACTTGCCTTCGCGGCCGGCCAGCGGCGACGAATTGACGAGGAAGTTCATGGTCAGCGTCGGTTCGTCGACGGTGATCATGGGCAGCGCTTCCGGCTGTTCCGGCGCGCAGATAGTCACGCCAATGCCGATTTCTTCGATGCCGTTGATCAGCACGATGTCGCCGGCTTCAGCCGAATCCACCTGCACGCGCTCCAGACCCTTGAACGACAGCACCTGGTTGATCTTACGATTCAGAATCGCGCCATCAGGACCCGAACGCACGGCGACCGACATGCCCGGCTTGATCGTGCCGCGCGTGATGCGGCCCACGCCGATACGGCCGACATACGACGAGTAGTCCAGCGACGTGATCTGCAATTGCAGCGGCGCCGACGGATCGGCCGGGCGAACCGGCACGTGTTCCAGCACGGCCTCGAACAGCGGGCGCATATCGCCTTCGCGCACGTCCGGCGTCAAGCCTGCGTAGCCATTCAGACCCGATGCGTAGACGATCGGGAAGTCGAGTTGTTCGTCGGTTGCGCCCAGCTTGTCGAACAGGTCGAACGTCTGGTTGATCACCCAGTCGATCCGCGCGCCCGGACGGTCCACCTTGTTGACCACGACGATCGGTTTCAGGCCGAGCGCCAGCGCCTTCTTGGTCACGAAGCGCGTTTGCGGCATCGGGCCTTCGACGGCGTCGACCAACAGCAGCACCGAGTCGACCATCGACAGCACGCGCTCCACTTCACCGCCGAAGTCGGCGTGGCCCGGCGTGTCGACGATGTTGATGTGCGTACCTTCGTACTCGACCGCGCAGTTCTTCGAAAGAATCGTGATGCCACGTTCTTTTTCGATGTCGTTCGAATCCATCACGCGCTCAGCGATCTGCTGGTTGTCACGGAACGTGGCGGTCTGGCGGAGAAGCTGGTCGACGAGCGTGGTTTTGCCGTGGTCGACGTGAGCAATGATGGCGATGTTGCGTAGGGCGCGAGTCATAGGAACCTGGAGACAGTTGAGTGCGCCAGCAGCAGCATTGTGTGAACGAAACCAACAAAGCCCAAAGCGCACTTTTGGGAACCCAATATTGTAGCACGCACAAATGAAGCTTTCTGGTATTCCCTGATAGAGCCGCCGTAGTCCACGCAGCGGCGTGTCAGGAAAATGAAACATAAGCTGACGGGCGAAACCCTACGCAAAATCACGCGGAATGTGACTTGAGCGGGGAAAGTTCGTTGCCTAAGCTGTAATAACACTTGCCGCGTCAATCAACGGCCCCCTATAATCCTGCTTAGTCAACCATTGCATTCGCACGAGAATCATGACGGAGCCGTCGTCTACCCCCACGACAGAGGTCAGCGAGTATCAGCTAGGCGAAAGCGTCGGCTATCTGATCTCGCGAGTGAAATCGACCCTGTCGAACCTGGTCACCCAGCGCAGCATGGCCGAACTGGGTATTACCAGCCAACAAGGCAGCATCCTGTTCATGGTGGCGAGCGGCAAATGCCTGCTGGCCGCCGAACTGGCCCGTGAATACGGTATCGACGCAAGTGCCGTCACGCGTCTGATCGACCGGCTGGAGAAACGTGGCCTGCTGACGCGGGTGCGCAGCAATGAAGACCGCCGCGTCGTGCGCCTCGCGCTGACGCCGGAAGGTCATGCCATCGCCGCCAGAATGCCCGCTATTTTCACCGGCGTGCTGGACAGTCTGCTAGGCGGCTTCACCCCGGAAGAAGTAGGTTTTCTGAAGAGCATGCTGCGTCGAGTGCTCATTAATTCCGGGGAACAAACGGGGCTAACCCGTGATGCAGCAAGCAATTTCGACAGCAAATCGTAAAAAATTGCTTGCAGCGTCCATCATTACATTTCACTCAAAGAGTCGAGCGATGAAATCCCTTTCCCTGTCCGCGCCCGCGCTTTCGAGTCGGGCCGCTGTCGCCGCCGCGGTGACGGCGCTCGCCCTCACGGGGTGCGCGAACTACTTCGGTATGAAAAGCGACAAGCAGATGTCGTCGCCGGCTCAGTACGAATCCGCCCAGAGCCTCGCCGGTCAGGGCGGCCAGTGGCCCTCGCTCGACTGGGCCAACCAGTTCGGCGACCCGCAACTGCCCAAGCTGATCGCCGAAGCGCTGGAAGGCAGCCCGTCGATCGCGCAGGCGCAGGCGCGGATCGCCAAGGCCTCGTCTTACATCGAGAGTTCGCGCTCGGCGCTGTACCCGAAGGTCAACGGCAGCTATTCGTGGACCCGTGAAATATTCTCAGAGAACTCGATCTACCCGCCGCCCTTTGGCGGCACCTGGTATAACGAGAACAACGTGCTGGCGAGCGCGTCGTGGGATCTCGACCTGTGGGGCAA
The nucleotide sequence above comes from Paraburkholderia sp. FT54. Encoded proteins:
- a CDS encoding 2-oxoglutarate dehydrogenase E1 component encodes the protein MMKQFQSNSYLFGGNAPYVEEMYEAYLDNPASVPENWRSYFDALQNVPASDGSNANDVAHGPIVESFAQRAKANAFIPRTATGGEDLATARKQVYVQSLIGAYRFLGSQWANLDPLKRRERPAIPELEPAFYDFTEADMDQEFSATNLYFGFERASLREIVKALRDTYCGTLGAEYMYISDPEQKRWWKEKLESIRSTPNFSNEKKKHILNRLTAAEGLERFLHTKYVGQKRFSLEGGESFIASMDEVVRHGGANGVQEIVIGMAHRGRLNVLVNTLGKMPADLFAEFEGKHHDDLPAGDVKYHKGFSSDVSTEGGPVHLSLAFNPSHLEIVNPVVEGSAKARMDRRGDDSGLQVLPVQIHGDAAFAGQGVVMETLNLAQTRGYGTHGTLHIVINNQIGFTTSDPRDSRSTLYCSDVVKMIEAPVLHVNGDDPEAVVLATQLAIDFRMQFHKDVVVDIVCFRKLGHNEQDTPAVTQPLMYKTIAKHPGTRALYAEKLVQQGVITAEEGDEFVKAYRKAMDEGHHTVDPVLSNYKSKYAVDWVPFLNRKWTDAADTAVPLAELKRLAERITTVPENFKVHPLVERVINDRRAMGRGEAKLDWGMGEHLAFASLVASGYAVRLTGQDSGRGTFTHRHAVLHDQNRERWNDGTYVPLQNIAEGQAKFTVIDSVLSEEAVLGFEYGYSTAEPNTFVAWEAQFGDFVNGAQVVIDQFISSGEVKWGRVSGLTMLLPHGYEGQGPEHSSTRIERFLQLCADHNMQVVQPTTPAQIFHLLRRQMIRLFRKPLIVATPKSLLRHKEAVSDLSELAKGAFQPILGEIDEAIDAKKVKRVVVCSGRVYYDLLAHRRESKSNDVAIIRIEQLYPFAHKQFEAEMKKYDNATEVVWVQDEPQNQGPWFYIEHHLKEGMKEGQKLAYSGRPASASPAVGYYAKHYEQQKALVEGAFGRLKSASIAK
- a CDS encoding MarR family winged helix-turn-helix transcriptional regulator, with amino-acid sequence MTEPSSTPTTEVSEYQLGESVGYLISRVKSTLSNLVTQRSMAELGITSQQGSILFMVASGKCLLAAELAREYGIDASAVTRLIDRLEKRGLLTRVRSNEDRRVVRLALTPEGHAIAARMPAIFTGVLDSLLGGFTPEEVGFLKSMLRRVLINSGEQTGLTRDAASNFDSKS
- the typA gene encoding translational GTPase TypA, giving the protein MTRALRNIAIIAHVDHGKTTLVDQLLRQTATFRDNQQIAERVMDSNDIEKERGITILSKNCAVEYEGTHINIVDTPGHADFGGEVERVLSMVDSVLLLVDAVEGPMPQTRFVTKKALALGLKPIVVVNKVDRPGARIDWVINQTFDLFDKLGATDEQLDFPIVYASGLNGYAGLTPDVREGDMRPLFEAVLEHVPVRPADPSAPLQLQITSLDYSSYVGRIGVGRITRGTIKPGMSVAVRSGPDGAILNRKINQVLSFKGLERVQVDSAEAGDIVLINGIEEIGIGVTICAPEQPEALPMITVDEPTLTMNFLVNSSPLAGREGKFVTSRQIRDRLMKELNHNVALRVKETGDETTFEVAGRGELHLTILVENMRREGYELAVSRPRVVMTEVDGVKHEPYENLTVDMEDGHQGGVMEELGRRKGEMLDMASDGRGRTRLEYRISARGLIGFQSEFLTLTRGTGLMSHTFDSYQPVKEGAVGERRNGVLISQDDGAAVAYALWKLQDRGRMFVSPGEPLYEGMIIGIHSRDNDLVVNPIKGKQLTNVRSSGTDEAVRLVPPIQMSLEYAVEFIDDDELVEVTPQSIRLRKRYLKEHERRSASRKGAVD